In Peptostreptococcus equinus, the DNA window CAATATCTATAATAAAGATCTGATTCTTCTTTCACCTGACTTCTATAAAAAATTGTCCAGTGAACAACTAGAAATATTAGCAGAAGAATGCGGGCATCATGCAACGAGCGTAGGCGATACTTTTATTAATACTGATTTGTATTATAAGAAATTAGAAGTTTCTAAAAGCGAAAAAAAAGCTATACTCTGGGCTACCAATTATATTATAGATGAATATGATCTAAAAAAATATATAAAACAATCATGTAGCGTTGAAGAGTTAACATCCTACTTAGGAATAACAGAAGAATTTTTATACGAATATTTATATTGCAAAAGAAATAAAATTCATTATTTAGACTTAGGAGATAATAAAATATTAGATTTATATAAATTACCTAATCTACACATTATGGAAAGGAGTGAAATAAATGAGACTACCTAATGGCTATGGAAGTGTTTATAAGCTTTCAGGAAACCGTAGAAAGCCCTGGGTTGCTAGAGCAACTATAGGTTGGGATATTGACGATAATATGAATAAAGTTACACAAAAGTATGCATACATAGGATATTATAAATCTCAAAAAGAAGCATTGTCAGCATTGGCAAACTATAATGAAAACCCATTTGATTTAAGTAATAAGGCTAGTACATTTGCTGAGGTATACGATAAGTGGTCTGACATACATTTTGAAAAGATAAAGGATTCTACAGGATATAAGGCTGCATATAAAATATGTGAACCAATTCATAATATGAAATTTGCAGAACTTAATCTTAACCATTTTCAAAATATTGTTGATAATTCTGGCAAGAACACTCCTACTTTGAGAAATCTAAAGAACTTAATTAACCTAATGTATGATTACGCTATAGTAAGAGATATTGTATCAAAAGAAAAAAAAGATAAAGTTAAATACCTAGATATAAGCAAGCCAGGTAATCCAAAAGCATTAAATAGAACTAAATTTAAAGATAATGAAGTTGATAGGATTTGGGATGTTAAAGATGATAATATATATTATACTGTTGTTTTAATGATGCTTTATTGTGGTGTCAGAATTAACGAACTTCTAAGTTTAGAAAAGAAAAATGTACATTTAGAGCAAAGATGGTTTTTTGTAGCGGATGCAAAAACAGAAGCAGGAATTAGAGTTGTTCCAATATTCAAAAAATAGTTCCATTTTTTGAATATTGGTTAAATAGAAATTGTGATTATCTAATATGTAGACCCGATAATCGTAAATTTACATATGATAGTTTTTATAATACATATTGGAAAAAAATTATGAATAATATTGGTTTAGACCATACCCCACATGAGACTAGGTATACTACAATATCTAAGCTTACTGCAAAAAAAGTTGATGATAGAGTGCTAAGGTCAATAGTAGGACATACTGGAAAAGGTATTGCTGAAAAGGTATATACTGAAATTGATTTAGAAGTTAAGTTAGAAGCTATAAACTTAATATAGGTGATAGTATGAATAGAACAAAATATAAAAATGAATATATAAAAAATAAATATGATAGATTAGAGGTCGTTTTGCCAAAAGGCAAAAAAAGTGAAATAAAAAATATGTGCAAAAACTTAAATATATCAATTAATGAATATATAAATATGCTTATATCGAATGATATGCAGTCTGGTAATTCACAAATAAATATATCTGATAGCAATGTAGATATAGAGCTTTTAAGAAAATGGCAAATACCAAAAAAATACCAGGGTATGATTGAATACGCATCTTATTCAAAAGAAAGTGGATATTTTATTAGGCTGAAAGATGGATATATTAATGATACTTCTGGAACAAGAATAATAAATGTAAAAGGAACTAATGAAATGAGATTGACAATTAATAAAAGTCATAGTATAAAATAATATGTCTTACGTAAGACACTTTTTAATCCTTAAAATTTGTATATTACGTGTGTATTACGTGTGTATTATCTATTCTATTTTAAACGATTTTAAACGAATCTAAACTAATTATCTAAATTGCTGAACATATTAAAAAAACTCGCTTATAATTGATATAAGCGAGTTTAATAATTGTTGTAATTTTATTGAAATACTATCTCTTAGAGAACTGTGGTGCTCTTCTGGCAGCCTTAAGTCCGTATTTCTTTCTTTCCTTCATTCTTGAGTCTCTTGTTAAGAATCCTTCAGCCTTAAGAGTTCCTCTTAATTCTTCGTCAACCTTTAATAGAGCTCTAGATATACCATGTCTGATAGCACCAGCTTGTCCAGTGAATCCTCCACCTTCTACTGTTACTATAACGTCATATTTATTTTCATTTCCAGTTAAAACAAGAGGCTGTTTTACGTCTCTTATTAATGTTTCATAGTTAAAATATTCATTTAAAGGTCTTCCATTTACCTTTACGTTTCCTTCTCCAGCTACTAGTCTTACTCTAGCAACAGAGCTTTTTCTTCTACCTGTTCCGTAATATTGTATATTAGCCATTAATTATTTCCTCCTCTCGAAAATCCTACTTACAGTTTAATTCCTGTGGGTTTTGTGCAGCATGTGGGTGCTCAGCACCTCTGTATACTCTTAATCTAGTCATCATTCTATCTCTAAGTTTGTTCTTTGGAAGCATACCGCTAACAGCATGAGCCACTACTTCTTCTGGCTTCTTTTCCATCATTTCCTTATAAGATATTTCTTTTAACCCACCTACATAACCTGTATGATATCTGTAGTATTTCTGAGTAAGTTTCTTTCCTGTTAATACTATTTTTTCCGCATTGATTACTATTACAAAATCTCCACCATCAACATGTGGTGTAAATGTTGGTTTATTCTTTCCTCTTAAAACTGTAGCAATTTCAGTTGCCATACGACCTAAAGTTTTTCCTTCAGCGTCTACTATATACCAGTCTCTTTTAACGTCCGCTGGCTTAGATATAAAACTATTCATAAAGACCCTCCTTAACTTTTCACATTGTGTTTTCTTTGAATATATGTAAAGTCCGGGGCAAAGTGGACTTATTAACGCATTCTTGTATATTTTACTCCCATATAGTACATTTGTCAATATATCTACGAAATATTAATTAAAAAAGGCAGAAATTTTTTTAGATTTCTGCCTTTTTTATACAATTTTTATTATACTCTATGTACGAATAAACCACATCTTACTTTTGGCTCAAACCAAGTAGATTTTGCTGGCATTATTTTGCCTTCATCTGCTACTTCTATCAATTCATCTAATTCTGTAGGATGTAGTATAAATGCTAGTTTGAATTTACCATTATCTATTTTATTTTCTATCTCATCCAAACCCCTAATTCCACCAACAAAATCTATCCTATCATTTTTATGGGGATTATCTATTTCTAATATGGGTTCTATTAAATAATCATGCAAAACGCTCACATCTAATCTTTTTACTGAATCCAAAATACCATTATCTGTCCCCATAAATTTTAACCTATGCCACTCCTTATCTAAATACATAGCATATTCGTACTTATTGCAAGGTCTAAAAGCCTTTTTCATACTATTTATTTGAAAGTTTTCTTCTATTTTATTAAGAAGATATTCCTTGGTATAATTATTTGTGTCTTTTACTAGTCTATTATAGTCCATTACATATAAATTTTTCTTTGGAGCTATCATAGCTATATAAAAATTAAATTCATCCTCCGGATTGTAATTAGGATTTTCTT includes these proteins:
- a CDS encoding tyrosine-type recombinase/integrase, which produces MCRPDNRKFTYDSFYNTYWKKIMNNIGLDHTPHETRYTTISKLTAKKVDDRVLRSIVGHTGKGIAEKVYTEIDLEVKLEAINLI
- the rplM gene encoding 50S ribosomal protein L13, producing the protein MNSFISKPADVKRDWYIVDAEGKTLGRMATEIATVLRGKNKPTFTPHVDGGDFVIVINAEKIVLTGKKLTQKYYRYHTGYVGGLKEISYKEMMEKKPEEVVAHAVSGMLPKNKLRDRMMTRLRVYRGAEHPHAAQNPQELNCK
- the rpsI gene encoding 30S ribosomal protein S9; this translates as MANIQYYGTGRRKSSVARVRLVAGEGNVKVNGRPLNEYFNYETLIRDVKQPLVLTGNENKYDVIVTVEGGGFTGQAGAIRHGISRALLKVDEELRGTLKAEGFLTRDSRMKERKKYGLKAARRAPQFSKR
- a CDS encoding tyrosine-type recombinase/integrase → MRLPNGYGSVYKLSGNRRKPWVARATIGWDIDDNMNKVTQKYAYIGYYKSQKEALSALANYNENPFDLSNKASTFAEVYDKWSDIHFEKIKDSTGYKAAYKICEPIHNMKFAELNLNHFQNIVDNSGKNTPTLRNLKNLINLMYDYAIVRDIVSKEKKDKVKYLDISKPGNPKALNRTKFKDNEVDRIWDVKDDNIYYTVVLMMLYCGVRINELLSLEKKNVHLEQRWFFVADAKTEAGIRVVPIFKK